A single genomic interval of Coccidioides posadasii str. Silveira chromosome 1, complete sequence harbors:
- a CDS encoding uncharacterized protein (BUSCO:299054at4751~EggNog:ENOG410PGG1~COG:U~TransMembrane:1 (i317-334o)~BUSCO:9985at33183), with protein sequence MWRDRTNLYISYRQSFAHHPAKKPRYFTSSWNDDTSEERRVLISGAGDGFEDDGDAIIEMDLLPPRWLDVQDEVTDLLRDIAQKSTQLDKLHQKHVLPSFGDEDVRKEEEGVIERLTQEITRTFHDCQRNIQKIEMMVRDARQTGNVSRGEETMAKNLQISLAARVQEASAGFRKKQSTYLKKLRGLDDLSSPLERSSTPILQQQNPYSDPSLLESDADKSYSQSTLLQTSQQQRQLGRSANDAAILQREREINDIAKGIIELSDIFRDLQTMIIDQGTMLDRIDYNVERMTVDVKAADRELTVATGYQKRTTKRKILLLLLLLVVGMFILLLVKPKRNNSAPQSPPSPNTPPGNAQDIGLRASARGALHGRRGRRKLSLRTRSADDAVNRFLQNVWHDPPLPTI encoded by the exons ATGTGGCGGGACCGCACAAACCT TTACATCTCCTACCGACAATCCTTCGCTCACCACCCGGCCAAAAAGCCCCGGTATTTTACCAGCTCATGGAACGATGACACCTCCGAAGAGCGTCGCGTTCTCATCTCGGGCGCCGGCGACGGCTTCGAGGATGACGGCGACGCAATCATAGAGATGGATCTTTTACCTCCGCGCTGGCTGGACGTCCAGGACGAAGTGACAGACCTCCTCCGGGACATTGCGCAGAAGTCCACTCAACTTGACAAACTGCACCAGAAGCATGTATTACCGAGCTTTGGGGACGAAGATGTTCGAAAAGAGGAGGAAGGCGTGATAGAGCGGTTGACACAGGAGATTACGAGGACGTTTCATGATTGTCAGCGGAATATCCAGAAGATTGAGATGATGGTGCGGGATGCGCGGCAAACGGGGAACGTGAGCCGCGGAGAAGAGACGATGGCGAAGAATTTACAGATTTCGCTGGCTGCGAGGGTGCAAGAGGCGAGTGCTGGATTTaggaagaagcaaagcaCTTATCTGAAAA AACTCCGTGGCCTTGATGACCTCTCCTCCCCGCTCGAGCGCTCTTCTACTCCGATTCTCCAACAGCAGAACCCCTACTCAGACCCTTCCCTCCTCGAATCCGACGCCGACAAGTCCTACTCGCAATCCACCCTCCTCCAAACCTCCCAGCAACAGCGCCAACTCGGCCGAAGCGCCAACGATGCTGCAATTCTCCAACGAGAGCGAGAAATCAACGATATCGCAAAAGGAATCATTGAACTATCGGATATATTCCGCGATCTCCAAACCATGATCATCGACCAGGGCACAATGCTTGATCGCATAGACTACAACGTCGAGCGAATGACGGTAGATGTAAAAGCTGCTGATAGAGAGCTCACAGTG GCCACCGGATACCAAAAGCGAACCACAAAGCGCAAGATCCTCTtactccttctccttctAGTCGTAGGCATGTTCATTCTCCTCCTCGTCAAACCAAAGCGTAACAATTCAGCACCCCAATCCCCGCCATCACCAAATACTCCCCCAGGTAACGCCCAAGACATAGGACTTCGTGCATCGGCGCGTGGAGCATTGCATGGGCGACGTGGGAGAAGGAAGCTATCCTTGAGAACGAGGTCTGCTGATGATGCCGTGAATCGTTTTCTACAAAATGTCTGGCATGATCCACCTTTACCTACAATCTAA